The following proteins come from a genomic window of Gossypium raimondii isolate GPD5lz chromosome 5, ASM2569854v1, whole genome shotgun sequence:
- the LOC105767038 gene encoding uncharacterized protein LOC105767038 — MQSLHDRIMDLDMVDRDKENLMDLISARLEMNLEIDKVELFWEQRAQANWLKLGDRNMGFFHRFATQRRRVNRVSCLIKNDGSLVHDGEGLFDVADAYFTQLFTFQGQGDSRHILEGSTRVMALTKASGSDALPTLFYQKFWHIVERDIGAYCLEILNDVISTNINKTHIVLILEVANPTRMQQFHPISLCSVLYKFVLKVVSALFPGRLITDNTILAHEILNVYRRKRRGKKGHFTLKLDM; from the exons ATGCAGAGTTTGCATGACCGGATCATGGATCTTGATATGGTGGATAGGGATAAGGAAAATTTGATGGATCTTATAAGTGCAAGATTGGAGATGAATTTGGAGATTGATAAAGTCGAGTTGTTTTGGGAACAACGAGCTCAGGCAAATTGGCTGAAATTGGGTGATAGGAACATGGGGTTTTTTCATCGGTTTGCAACTCAGAGACGGAGGGTTAATCGAGTGAGTTGTCTTATTAAGAATGATGGGAGCTTGGTTCATGATGGTGAGGGCTTGTTTGATGTTGCCGATGCCTATTTCACACAATTGTTCACTTTTCAAGGGCAGGGTGATTCGAGGCATATTCTGGAGGGGTCTACTCGT GTAATGGCTCTGACTAAAGCATCAGGTTCAGATGCGCTTCCTACGTTGTTTTATCAAAAGTTTTGGCATATTGTCGAGCGTGATATTGGTGCATATTGTCTTGAAATCTTGAACGATGTTATTTCTACTAATATAAACAAAACTCATATAGTGCTTATTCTTGAAGTTGCCAATCCTACGAGAATGCAACAGTTTCATCCtattagtctttgctctgttctatACAAATTTGTCTTGAAAGTTGTG AGTGCTCTTTTTCCTGGTCGATTGATTACAGATAACACCATCTTGGCGCATGAAATTCTTAATGTGTATCGCCGAAAGAGGAGGGGAAAGAAAGGGCACTTCACTTTAAAGCTTGACATGTAA